A region of Subtercola boreus DNA encodes the following proteins:
- a CDS encoding tyrosine-type recombinase/integrase — MSLEQNADDFLSHLALERGYSENTVRAYRSDLANLLAFAADRRAQAGTETVGAESVGAESVGAETAGAEGSAGMTLDLLRDWLWAASNGGLSKATMARRSATAKSFSAWLTRTGLQTGDAAVRLRAPRADRSLPRVLSRASVQSIFDLLDERASDGDPIGERNRAIVELLYASALRVSEIVGIDVDDLDEERRTVLVTGKGSKQRVVPFGAPALAAVTQYRQNGRREQLISTAPGQESQMRVSSALFLNTRGERVGTRSVYAVVSELLSRVPGTGPEGPHAFRHTAATHLLDGGADLRAVQEMLGHSSLGTTQIYTHVTTERLRSTYLAAHPRA, encoded by the coding sequence ATGAGCCTCGAACAGAACGCCGACGACTTCCTGTCGCACCTGGCGCTCGAGCGCGGCTACTCCGAGAACACCGTTCGGGCCTACCGCTCCGACCTCGCGAACCTGCTCGCCTTCGCCGCGGACCGCCGCGCACAGGCCGGCACGGAGACGGTGGGTGCTGAGTCGGTGGGTGCTGAGTCGGTGGGAGCTGAGACAGCGGGTGCTGAAGGGTCAGCCGGGATGACGCTCGATCTGCTGCGCGACTGGTTGTGGGCCGCCTCCAACGGGGGACTGTCGAAGGCGACGATGGCCAGGCGCTCCGCGACGGCGAAGAGCTTCTCGGCCTGGCTGACGAGAACGGGGCTGCAGACCGGCGACGCGGCCGTACGGTTGCGTGCACCCCGAGCGGACCGGTCTCTGCCGCGCGTGCTCAGCCGGGCATCCGTGCAGTCGATCTTCGACCTGCTGGACGAGCGGGCGTCCGACGGGGATCCGATCGGTGAACGCAACCGGGCGATCGTCGAACTGCTCTACGCCTCGGCGCTCCGGGTGTCGGAGATCGTGGGAATCGACGTCGACGACCTCGACGAGGAGCGCCGTACCGTGCTGGTGACCGGCAAGGGGTCCAAGCAGCGGGTGGTCCCCTTCGGAGCACCGGCGCTCGCGGCGGTGACGCAGTACCGGCAGAACGGCCGGCGGGAACAGCTCATCAGCACGGCGCCCGGGCAGGAGTCGCAGATGCGCGTGTCGAGCGCACTGTTCCTGAACACGCGCGGGGAAAGGGTCGGCACCCGGTCTGTCTACGCGGTGGTCTCCGAACTGCTCAGCCGGGTTCCCGGAACGGGTCCGGAGGGCCCGCACGCGTTCCGCCACACGGCGGCGACGCACCTGCTCGACGGGGGAGCGGATCTCCGCGCGGTGCAGGAGATGCTCGGTCACTCCAGCCTCGGCACGACACAGATCTACACGCATGTGACGACG